The stretch of DNA attaaataaaaaataattaaagtttaggagttggtaactttgatattaaattacaaagttgcagcaatagaattagcgaccacatttttatgttattaggtacatctattcgacatcgacattcctaataagattacttttcgagagagtgattcactcagtcctggtaactccctaacgacgttcgatgtgaagggctgcaaaataggtattggcatttgctatgatattagattcgaggaaatggcacgcatttatcggaacaaaggtacagtaacttaatcgatcaatacttaactagcaaaaaattaaatatctttcttaaatatattctatataaaattaatataatctgtaactctgtat from Bombus huntii isolate Logan2020A unplaced genomic scaffold, iyBomHunt1.1 ctg00000193.1, whole genome shotgun sequence encodes:
- the LOC126877576 gene encoding omega-amidase NIT2-A-like — encoded protein: MPEIEGAKLYNTCTIWGPDGTLIAKHRKVHLFDIDIPNKITFRESDSLSPGNSLTTFDVKGCKIGIGICYDIRFEEMARIYRNKGTVT